TTCTCCCTCCAAAGACAGTCCCTATCAATCATTCCAGGCAACTTGTACAGACCTCTGCTTCAGTGCCACAGGCGTGAGGATTCTCAAGTCTTAGCTTATGTTCACTTAGCACACTAAGTGCAGTTTGAGGCTTTGGTCTGACACACATTTGTCAATCCAGGAATTCTCTGTAGAGCATTAAAATCAAGGCACATTTGGCCCGAGCCAATCACTTTTCAGCTCTGTGAAAACTGtgagttggtttttttctttctttttccttgtctctCCAGGCTGAAATAAAGCCTTTTCTCTTCCTAGTCAATGAAAATACCAAACCCAACTCCCTTGTTTGGTCCTCTACATGTATCATAAATTTGTAATTGTATTGGTGGTCCCCACAGCCCACTCCCACCATGCTCCTCTGGGTGTTCCCTGGGGCTCTGCATTTGGTTCTTTCTcatgttttactatttttaccTCTCAACACTCTCCCCGCAGAAACAACTCTGAGCAAAACGAcaattttaacctttttattttgttaatgattaatttttaaattattaattaaaatgatgGTTTTTTTATTCTGCTTATTTTTCCACTCTGTAAACAGAAGTAATTTTGCAAACATATGCCTTTATCTAGTGGTTAACAAGAACGGAAATCATCATATTGTACGTTAGTTGGTGTTTATTCACAAATACAGACTTACAAAGACTTATGACCCAAAGTCAAGACAAAGTATTTCCATGAGACAACACAGGACTGTGAATAATTCTTTGGACATGAAAGAGGCCAAAGGCATAGGTCATCTTCCACTCCAGTGCTCTTTCCAGCCCATCAAACTATTCTCTTCCAGGCTAATAAATACTTTCTAAAGTCTTCCTAGAGTCTCAGCTTCCAGatttattccttcctcttcccacacCATTTTAGCTATAACTTCTCTTTGTGTTCACGCAGTTAATCTCCTTTGAGTCAAAAGCTCTGCGTACTCTTGTTCCCCAGAGAAAAAGGGGTATCGGGATTCCTACCAGAAATGGGTTTTCTAGGAATTGGGTTTTATCGTATAATAACCTGAGAGGTCATCGatttttgtgttttcactttttcttatttcctccaaCTTaggaatttcctttttcattcttctttctgaGATGAAGCCTCCTAACACTGCTCTCCCTTTTGAATTACAATTGGCCACGCTGAAACATCTAATCCTCAGTCTACCTCCAGACAGGGCTGTAACAAATTCCGACCAGACACCTCAGATCTGTGCTTGCTGGTGTGTTCTTATTGTCTTTGCTATTGTTTGGCGTACCTGCAAGTCCGAAGTTTTGTAAATTCCCTTGATAAACATTCCAGTAACTTACACCCTTCAATAAGAAAATTCTCTTAAAGAACTACTTTGGAATTTTCAACATTTAGCTAAGGTCATGCTCTTCCTATTCACAATTAGTACAATATCGTGGCACATACGTCATATGATAGTTCTCACAGATTAATTTTATATTGACCATATTaagactctgctttttttttttttttgctccttcagttacattttgttgtttttccccaACCTATACAAGTAGAAGGATCGACTATATACAAAATGGCTGAAGCTCTGCTTctattattaaataaacaatgttccaaattacttttttttcttttcaaacggTGTCAATAGCACCAGACAGTGATAGCAACCCGAATACTCCAGAGAGAATGGGACCAAAACCCACAATGAGCCGGTGGACTTtgacagcaaagagaaaaaagagcacAATGAGCCCCTCCTCACCCCGCGGGCCCCTTTTGTGTTGTTCTTGCCAACGCAGCAGCAGCCCTCGTGCTATATAGACCCGCGCGCCGGCGGCCCATCACTGACCTCCATCCACCAGCCATGGGGAAGGTGAGCCCAGCGCAGCCGCAGGCCGGGAGGGGCCCCCGCGCcccggggctgggggccaggcctCTGAGCCTTTCCTCCCCTTGCCTTGCAGATCACCTTCTACGAGGACCGGGGCTTCCAGGGCCACCACTACGAGTGCAGCAGTGACCACTCCAACCTGCAGCCCTATTTCAGCCGCTGCAACTCGGTGCGCGTGGACAGCGGCTGCTGGATGCTCTATGAGCAGCCCGACTACTCGGGCTGCCAGTACTTCCTGCGGCGCGGGGACTACCCGGACTACCAGCAGTGGATGGGCCTCAGCGACGCGGTCCGCTCCTGCCGCCTCATCCCCCACGTGAGTCCAGCCCCGTGACAGGACACAGAATGGGTAGTTTCAAGCAAAGGCTAACCATCGGGAGTAGTGATCATCAAGAATAATTGAGTCTGGACAAAAGACCAGCTATGGTAGAGTAGCTCAATGTCATTTGACACAGACAGAAGCAAAGTGTTACCCAGGCACCaatgaatcaacaaatatttactcagcAACAATGTGTTGGCTGGCCTGGACACGTAAAAGCTATGGGTCCTGTCCTGGAACAACTTGCAATGGAGTTGTAGAAAAAGCACTAATATCCCATAGAAGAGTAATGAACTGCTAGAATATACTGTAGTCACAGAGCAGTGAGGCATTGTAAAGGAAACTTTTACAAGGGTTAATGTTTAAaagacttttctctcttttgctccccACTTGCATATTTTGATTTACCGGACCTATACAAATAAAAGTGCTTTCTCTCAatggagagaaacacagagaaattTTATGCACATACCCATGTATAtttcaaatatgtgttttttaaaaacactaaggCTTTTGAAAAACGAGTCCTTGGgcttactgatttttctttctcatttttctttattgtattcaTAAATGATTCAATGAGAATCAATGATTTCTGAGAGACTTAAGATGCTTAACTTTGctttccacagaaacagaaacatccAAGTCCTTGGTGATTTTtccaagatttattttaaatccaaCGCAAGATCATTCATTTCATAGGCTTCTTTTACTGTTCAAAGACACctgcttgaaaaattaaaaatatttccccaaaatGGAAAAAGTAGTAATAAGCTGTTAAAGGTTTGGGTTTCTCTCTGGTGGGGTATACTGAACTCGGTTAATAGTTTATCCTGGGAAATTTTGAACACAGAAAGAGTGGAATTTCCTTCTTAATTCTTTCCGTCACACTTTATGGTCTTGAAAAGGTACCGAATTTCCACCTTTGAAAATGGAGAGTATATTAATATGGAGAATTAGTTAAGGCTTATCCTATATTACAAAACACCTTGAGCTGGACTGCCTGAATGTGTTACATCCATTTCATGGtttgcttttctcctctttccatcTCTGGATGGGCCAGGCTGGCTCCCACAGGATCAGGCTCTACGAGAGGGAAGATTACAGAGGCCAGATGGTAGAGATCACTGAGGACTGCCCGTCTCTTCAAGACCGCTTGCACTTCAATGAGATCTACTCCCTCCACGTGTTGGAGGGCTCCTGGGTCCTCTACGAGATGCCCAACTACCGGGGACGGCAGTACCTGCTGAGGCCAGGGGACTACAGGCACTACCATGACTGGGGGGCCACGAGTGCCCGAGTGGGCTCTTTGAGGAGGGTCATGGATtactattgaaatatttttactctACCTTATTCTCCATCtggaaactaataaaatattttctgtgtgctCCTGGCATtggttttcttgtgtttttcttttgtcctcctcttattttattgttttattcactcacacacacatatgcacaaccACACAGCACAAGCAGAAACCAAGATGTGTGATCCATAACAAATAAAACACACCTCTTACAATAAAAACGTGCCTTCGTGTTAAGTACAACTTTACAATTGGCAAAACATTTTTACAATACATTGTCTCATGTGATTCCCTGGTCTTTAAACAAGCTGTTGCTTCAAAACAGATTATTAAAAATCTGTTTAGATTTCGGTTTTTCTCTGAGGTGTGAGGATgtgaaaactgaggttcagagatagCAGGACCCACTTTTTAAAACAGGGattctgaaaacacacacacacacacacacacacacacacacacacacacacgcacacacacacagggatccTGAAGCTAGGTTACCATAATGGGCTTCAGAAGGTTTTGAATCCCCTAAACTGTATGTACACATTGAATTCATGAATCTTTGGCAGAGTCTCTTGCTAACTGAGGCTGTCACGTGACACTCTCTGGATATGGAAACATAAGTGAAAGAATGCTgatggagagagaagagatgGTTCTGGAAAAACTTTTGCCTTCCTGATGAAAAGGAGTGGCTGCCCCTGGTGCCACAGTTCTTTCCTCTTTCAGGCATTTTATACCCAAGAGGGGACAAGTGTGGGAGAAATGCCACAGTTTCAGAAATGCTGGCCTTAATGTGGTCAAGCCCCTGAAACAATGTTTATTGGTCAGGCTCTCCAGAgagcagaaccaataggatagagagagagagaatatgagattTATGGTAAGTATTGGCTCCCTAACGGAGACTGAGAAGCCCCACGATCTGTAAACGGGAGAGCCAGGAGGTGTTATATTATAATTCAGTCctagtccaaaggcctgagaaccaggagagctaGTGTCTGAGGGCAAGAGAAGATGGACGTCTCAGTTCAAGCAGAGAACTAATTTGTCCTTTCTCCACCTTTTTCTTCTACTCAAGGCCCTCAACATTTTGGATGGTGCATTCACTTACATTGGTTCTTCTGCTTTCTGCTCTGTCTTGTGTTCTCATTGCTAGAATTTTAGAAAGGAGGATTGGTGTGTATGTTCAAAGACCAATCTGATCAAGTCGTTTCCCTGCTTAAAAAGCTTTGATATTCCTCCACCGTCCACAGGAAAACAATTCTTACAAGAACCCAGCCCCAGCCCATCTACTTCATCCCCTATTACCTGACTCTCCTGACCCACCTGAGTCCTCCAAGCACACCAAGCATTTTCACATCTCTTTGTCTTTGCTCACATCTTTTCCATACCTGAATTActcttccccaccttccccctgGTGAGCAGCTCCTTCTCCAAAGCTTGATCACAATTCACCCTAATCTCTCAGCCAAAAATGAATCTGAATCACTTCAGAAGCAGAAGCCCCACATCAAATGGACGAGCGATATGGGAATCTAGTAGCTCATGTGATAGGAAGTCTTAGGACAGCACAGGATTTAGGGATGGTTGATTCAGCAGCTCAGCAATGCTAGCAGGGCCCTGGGTTTTGTCTGTCTCCCACCATGTTTAGAACCTGCATCATCCTGAAGCTGGTATCACTGGTAACCATAGGAGAGCTTCTAGGCACAACTGGGACACCATACAAGGAAGGTTGGGGGAAGGCGAACACCCAACCATCGTCGCCTCCAACACAATGGTGTCCAGAGCACAAATTCCCAGGATTAAAGAGGACCTGGAAATGTTATCAGGTTCTTGAGTATAAGCTTTTGTGATATAAGCTAATTGGAATGGAAagaataaagggagaaagaggtAGGAAGCCCGAGGAGGGGAAggtactaataaaaaaaatttaagacactaATTATatcaattattcttttatttctcattataaagTGAGAGGATTATAAGCAAGTTAAAATAAACTCTATTTTAAATGCTGTTTAATTCCCTTTTAATTCCTAGAATATAATTTGTTCTTACAACCTCAGTAGAATTATCGAGAAGTtagtattaataaaattaatatagatgtatttttgtctttttgctcaTGAAGTATGTTttcaattgtggtaaaatatacataacctaaaatttaccattataaccatttttaagtgttcaatTCAGTGGCATAAAGCACATTCAGAACGTTGTGCAAACATCAGCACTATTCATCTCCAGAGCTTTGTCATCACCCCAGACTGAAACTCTGCACTCATGAAACACTGACTCCCCATTCCCACTGCTCTGTAGCCCCAGGTAACCTCCATTCTCCTGTCTCCATAAATCTGACGGCTGTATCTAcctcaaataaatggaatcatataatagtCGTCCTGTCTGGCTCATTTCAGTTAGCATAGTGTTCCTGAGGTTTGCCCATGCTGTGGCAtttgtcagaatttcattcctttttaaggctgaataatattccattcaatGCACATACCACatgtttttcatccattcatccctcaaggagtatttgggttgtttccatcttttggctattgtaaataatgctactgtgaATGTTGGTGCACAAATACCTGTTTGTATCTCTGCTTTCAACAATTTGGGGTAGATGCACAGAAGTGACATTGCTGGATCATCTGGGAATTAGATGCTTAGCTTTTTTGAGCAACTTCCAAACAGTCTTCCAtagtaccattttacattcccactagcaatgcacAACATtcccaatttttccacatcctcaccaacggttgttattttctttttttataagagCCATCCTCACAGATATGAAATGGTATCCCATTGTAATTTTGATTGCATTTCCccagtgattagtgatgttgagcatctttttatatgattattgcccatttatatattttctttggagaaatgtctgttcctatcattttattaaaaattgatgttttggggggttttttgctttttgcttgttGTTGATGAGTTATAGGAGTCCTTAATGTACTTTGCATATCAGtgtcttatcagatatattatttgcaaatattttctcacattccatGATCTTTCACTCCTTTTCacacagaagtttttattttgatgaagtccaatttacctaTTGCCCATGCTTTAGTGTCATATTGAAGAAATCATTGCCCAGTTCAGCGTCATGAAagttttcccctatgttttccttg
The sequence above is drawn from the Neofelis nebulosa isolate mNeoNeb1 chromosome 2, mNeoNeb1.pri, whole genome shotgun sequence genome and encodes:
- the LOC131492839 gene encoding gamma-crystallin D is translated as MGKITFYEDRGFQGHHYECSSDHSNLQPYFSRCNSVRVDSGCWMLYEQPDYSGCQYFLRRGDYPDYQQWMGLSDAVRSCRLIPHAGSHRIRLYEREDYRGQMVEITEDCPSLQDRLHFNEIYSLHVLEGSWVLYEMPNYRGRQYLLRPGDYRHYHDWGATSARVGSLRRVMDYY